In Bacillus sp. FJAT-45037, the following are encoded in one genomic region:
- the rimP gene encoding ribosome maturation factor RimP encodes MSKKVTDIVAELATPLMDERNLELVDVEFKKEGPDWFLRIYIDSETGVDLEDCGKVSEQLSEKLDEFDPIPQAYFLEVSSPGAERPLKKAKDIEKAVGKNVHVTTYEQIDGEKTFEGMLTAFDGDVLTVEVKIKTRKKSYVIPYEKAANVRLAIIF; translated from the coding sequence ATGAGTAAGAAAGTAACCGACATCGTAGCAGAACTAGCGACACCGCTGATGGACGAGCGTAACCTAGAGCTAGTCGATGTCGAATTTAAAAAGGAAGGCCCAGATTGGTTTTTAAGAATCTATATTGATTCAGAAACAGGTGTGGACCTTGAAGACTGTGGAAAAGTGAGCGAGCAATTAAGTGAGAAGTTGGACGAATTTGATCCGATTCCACAAGCTTACTTCCTAGAAGTGTCTTCTCCAGGTGCTGAGAGACCTTTAAAAAAAGCCAAAGACATAGAAAAAGCAGTCGGTAAAAACGTCCACGTGACAACGTATGAGCAGATCGATGGTGAGAAGACGTTTGAAGGAATGCTGACGGCTTTTGACGGCGATGTTTTGACTGTAGAAGTGAAAATTAAAACGCGAAAAAAATCATATGTCATTCCATATGAGAAAGCAGCTAATGTAAGGTTAGCGATTATATTTTAG
- a CDS encoding YlxQ family RNA-binding protein, with amino-acid sequence MSQQPKWLSLLGLCARARQLVTGEELVIKDVRNQQVKLVLLSNDAAEQTKKKILDKCGYYSIPVRIVSDRTTLGTAIGKAERVVVGIKDPGFAKKMTSLLDQ; translated from the coding sequence ATGAGTCAGCAACCAAAATGGCTTTCCCTACTTGGACTCTGTGCCAGAGCAAGGCAGCTAGTTACTGGGGAGGAGCTCGTCATTAAAGATGTTAGAAACCAACAAGTTAAGTTGGTGCTTCTCTCAAATGATGCAGCAGAACAGACAAAGAAAAAGATATTGGACAAATGTGGTTATTACTCAATTCCAGTTCGAATTGTTTCGGACCGTACGACACTTGGCACTGCAATCGGTAAGGCAGAACGAGTAGTTGTAGGGATTAAAGATCCCGGGTTCGCAAAAAAAATGACTTCATTATTGGACCAATAA
- a CDS encoding proline--tRNA ligase: MRQRSLLAPTLRDVPADADIISHQLMLRAGMIRQIAAGIYSYLPLAKRVLHKVETIVREEMDRSGAQEMTMPTMHPAELWQETGRWDKMGGELMRLQDRHNRDFALGPTHEEVITSLLRDSVKSYKKLPLNIYQIQTKFRDERRPRFGLLRGREFIMKDAYSFHATTESLDEAYNDMYEAYSRIFARCGLTFRPVIADSGAIGGKDTHEFMALCEVGEDTIAYSDESDYAANIEMASVNETYVKPDVALHECKKVDTGTAKTIAEVAEELTVSAHEIVKTLLVQIDEEWTLVLLRGDHELNEIKLRHELGATSIRFAEGAEVADVLSAPIGNIGPVNVDNLKIVADHAVSAMVNAVTGANELNHHFTGVNVDRDFSVDQYADLRFIQEGDASPDGKGTIQFAQGIEVGQVFKLGTVYSESMNAMFLDENGKNKPMIMGCYGVGVSRTVAAIIEQHHDENGIVWPTSVAPYDLHLLTLNSKNTEQNELSENLYNELKSAGFDVLYDDRPERAGVKFKDADLFGLPIRVSVGKRAAEGIVEVKIRKTGEVIEVEVADLIKTIRVEQEKLAM; the protein is encoded by the coding sequence ATGAGACAACGTTCATTATTAGCGCCAACTTTACGAGATGTACCTGCGGATGCAGATATTATTAGTCACCAATTAATGCTACGTGCGGGAATGATCCGTCAAATAGCAGCAGGGATTTACTCGTATTTACCATTAGCGAAAAGAGTGCTTCATAAAGTAGAAACGATTGTTCGAGAAGAAATGGATCGCTCTGGCGCACAAGAGATGACGATGCCGACGATGCACCCAGCTGAGTTATGGCAAGAAACAGGTCGTTGGGATAAAATGGGCGGGGAATTGATGCGATTACAAGATCGTCATAATCGTGACTTCGCTCTTGGACCGACGCATGAAGAAGTCATTACAAGTCTCCTGCGTGATAGCGTGAAATCATACAAGAAATTGCCTTTAAATATTTACCAAATTCAAACGAAATTCCGTGATGAGCGTCGACCTAGGTTTGGTTTATTACGTGGACGTGAGTTCATTATGAAGGATGCTTACTCTTTCCACGCGACAACTGAAAGTCTAGATGAAGCCTATAACGATATGTATGAGGCATATTCACGAATTTTTGCGCGTTGTGGTTTAACATTCCGTCCAGTCATTGCTGATTCTGGTGCGATTGGCGGAAAGGACACGCATGAATTCATGGCTTTATGTGAAGTAGGGGAAGATACAATTGCCTATTCTGATGAATCCGACTATGCAGCAAATATTGAAATGGCTTCTGTAAATGAAACATATGTGAAGCCAGATGTTGCCCTTCATGAATGCAAAAAAGTAGATACCGGTACTGCTAAAACGATCGCAGAAGTAGCAGAAGAACTTACAGTGTCTGCACACGAGATCGTGAAGACATTGCTTGTACAAATTGATGAAGAATGGACACTTGTTTTACTACGGGGTGACCACGAGTTAAACGAAATCAAATTACGACATGAACTAGGAGCAACATCGATTCGATTTGCTGAAGGAGCGGAAGTAGCAGACGTATTATCTGCACCGATTGGTAACATTGGTCCTGTCAATGTAGACAATCTAAAAATTGTCGCTGATCATGCTGTCTCTGCAATGGTAAATGCTGTAACTGGAGCAAATGAGCTAAATCATCACTTTACAGGTGTAAATGTCGATCGAGACTTCTCAGTTGACCAGTATGCAGACCTGCGTTTTATTCAAGAAGGAGACGCTTCACCAGACGGCAAAGGAACGATCCAATTTGCTCAAGGGATTGAAGTTGGACAAGTATTCAAACTAGGAACAGTGTACTCAGAAAGTATGAATGCCATGTTCTTAGATGAGAATGGTAAAAACAAACCAATGATTATGGGTTGCTATGGCGTTGGTGTATCGCGGACAGTCGCAGCTATTATTGAACAACATCATGATGAGAATGGTATAGTCTGGCCAACATCGGTCGCACCATATGATCTTCATTTATTAACTTTAAATAGTAAAAACACCGAACAAAATGAGCTATCAGAAAACCTGTATAACGAATTGAAATCGGCAGGCTTCGATGTGTTGTATGATGACCGTCCAGAGCGTGCTGGTGTGAAGTTTAAAGACGCTGATCTTTTCGGACTTCCAATCCGTGTTTCTGTCGGTAAGCGCGCGGCAGAGGGTATTGTCGAAGTGAAGATCCGTAAAACGGGAGAAGTTATTGAAGTTGAAGTGGCCGATCTTATCAAGACGATTCGTGTAGAACAAGAAAAATTAGCAATGTAA
- the nusA gene encoding transcription termination factor NusA gives MNSEFMDALMTLEKEKGISKEIITDAIEAALISGYKRNFSQAQNVRVDVNRDNGSIRVFARKLIVEEVFDVRLEISLQDAKGMNPSYDIDDIVEIEVTPKDFGRIAAQTAKQVVTQRVREAERGIIYSDFIDREEDIMTGIVQRQDHRFIYVDLGKVEALLPLNEQMPNESYKHNDRIKAFITKVEKTTKGPQILISRTHPGLLKRLFELEVPEIYDGTVEIKSVSREAGDRSKIAVHAENPEVDAVGSCVGQRGQRVQTIVDELKGEKIDIVRWSEDPVEYVANALSPSKVLKVNVNEEDKMTQVIVPDYQLSLAIGKRGQNARLAAKLTGWKIDIKSETEARELGLVIEDDLAEPQETNDLDAPLEETFVPDTFENEE, from the coding sequence ATGAATAGCGAATTTATGGATGCGTTAATGACGCTAGAGAAAGAAAAAGGAATTAGTAAGGAAATTATCACTGATGCCATTGAGGCAGCACTTATTTCAGGTTATAAGCGCAACTTCTCACAGGCTCAAAATGTTCGTGTTGATGTTAATCGTGATAACGGGAGCATCCGAGTGTTTGCTCGTAAGCTAATTGTCGAAGAAGTATTTGATGTACGTCTTGAGATCTCTTTACAAGATGCAAAAGGTATGAACCCGAGTTACGATATCGATGATATTGTGGAGATTGAAGTAACACCGAAAGATTTCGGACGCATCGCGGCCCAAACAGCGAAGCAAGTCGTCACACAACGTGTACGTGAAGCAGAACGCGGCATTATTTATTCTGACTTTATTGATCGAGAAGAAGATATCATGACAGGGATTGTTCAACGTCAAGATCATCGTTTCATCTATGTTGATCTAGGAAAAGTCGAGGCTTTGTTGCCACTAAATGAACAAATGCCTAATGAATCTTATAAGCATAACGATCGCATTAAAGCCTTCATTACAAAAGTGGAAAAAACAACAAAAGGCCCTCAAATTTTGATTTCACGCACACATCCTGGCTTGTTGAAGCGTTTGTTTGAGCTCGAAGTACCTGAAATTTATGATGGTACCGTTGAAATTAAGTCGGTTTCTCGTGAAGCTGGAGATCGTTCGAAGATTGCCGTTCACGCTGAAAATCCAGAAGTAGATGCGGTTGGTTCATGTGTAGGTCAACGAGGTCAACGGGTTCAGACGATTGTTGATGAGTTAAAAGGGGAAAAGATCGATATCGTTCGTTGGTCAGAAGATCCTGTTGAATACGTAGCAAATGCTCTTAGTCCTTCAAAAGTATTAAAAGTAAACGTAAACGAAGAGGATAAAATGACTCAAGTCATTGTTCCGGATTATCAACTGTCATTAGCAATTGGTAAACGAGGACAAAATGCGCGTCTCGCTGCAAAATTAACTGGTTGGAAAATTGACATTAAAAGTGAGACAGAAGCAAGAGAACTTGGTTTAGTCATTGAAGACGACCTCGCCGAGCCTCAAGAAACAAATGACTTGGATGCACCACTTGAAGAAACATTTGTTCCTGATACATTTGAGAATGAAGAGTAA
- the infB gene encoding translation initiation factor IF-2 — MSKMRIYEYAKEKNVPSKEVIEKLKAVDVTVSNHMSYIDETDIAKLEGKPLPEAKPSAPKNDNKPANATNKQPARTNNQKPQNKNRNFNKPNYQQNRGKQQNKRAPQQQQQRQEPPKPKPLPEKITFVESLTVAEMAKKLHKEPSELIKKLIGLGVMATINQELDKDAIELIATDYGVAVEEEIIVDKIDLDSYVEEEKEEDLKERPPVVTIMGHVDHGKTTLLDSIRNTKVTAGEAGGITQHIGAYQIETNGKPITFLDTPGHAAFTTMRARGAQVTDITILVVAADDGVMPQTKEAISHAKAANVPIIVAVNKMDKEAANPDRVMQELTEYELVPEAWGGETIFVNVSALNGQGIDELLEMVLLVAEVAELKANPDRMARGTVVEAELDKGRGAVATLLVQNGSLNVGDPIVVGGAFGRVRAMVNDLGRRVKQVGPSAPVEITGLNEVPQAGDQFQVFADEKTARQIGEARMSRQRVEARSENSRVSLDDLFNQIQQGDVKDINIIIKADVQGAVEAMKGSLEKIDVEGVKVNIIHTGVGAITESDIILASASNAIVIGFNVRPDNGAKRTAEVEKVDIRLHRIIYNAIDEIESAMKGMLDPEFEEKVIGQVEIRATFKVSKVGTIAGAYVTEGKVSRDSTVRLIRDGIVIYEGAINALKRFKDDAKEVAAGYECGITLEKFNDIKEGDIIEAYVMEEIERK, encoded by the coding sequence ATGAGCAAAATGAGAATATATGAATACGCAAAAGAGAAGAATGTACCAAGTAAAGAGGTTATTGAGAAGTTAAAAGCAGTTGATGTGACGGTTTCTAATCACATGTCTTATATTGATGAGACGGATATTGCGAAGTTAGAAGGCAAGCCACTACCAGAAGCGAAGCCGAGCGCTCCGAAAAATGACAACAAACCGGCTAATGCAACAAATAAACAACCGGCAAGAACAAACAATCAAAAGCCTCAAAATAAGAACAGAAACTTTAATAAGCCAAACTATCAACAAAATCGTGGAAAGCAACAGAACAAGCGTGCTCCTCAACAACAACAACAGCGTCAAGAGCCGCCAAAGCCAAAGCCTCTTCCGGAAAAGATTACTTTTGTCGAGTCCCTAACAGTAGCTGAAATGGCGAAAAAATTACACAAAGAGCCGTCTGAGCTTATCAAAAAGTTAATTGGTCTTGGCGTAATGGCGACGATTAACCAAGAACTTGATAAAGATGCAATTGAGCTAATTGCTACGGATTACGGAGTTGCTGTCGAAGAAGAAATTATTGTCGACAAAATTGATTTAGATAGTTATGTAGAAGAAGAAAAAGAGGAAGACTTAAAAGAGCGACCTCCTGTTGTAACAATTATGGGTCACGTTGACCATGGTAAAACAACCCTTCTTGATTCGATTCGTAACACGAAAGTAACAGCTGGTGAAGCGGGTGGAATCACTCAACATATCGGTGCTTATCAAATTGAAACGAATGGCAAACCCATTACGTTCTTAGATACTCCTGGACACGCAGCCTTCACAACGATGCGTGCACGTGGAGCACAAGTAACAGATATCACGATCTTAGTTGTTGCAGCAGATGACGGTGTTATGCCTCAAACGAAAGAAGCGATCAGTCATGCTAAAGCTGCGAATGTGCCAATTATCGTCGCTGTGAATAAAATGGATAAAGAAGCAGCAAACCCAGACCGTGTAATGCAAGAATTAACAGAATATGAGCTGGTTCCTGAAGCATGGGGCGGCGAGACGATCTTTGTTAATGTTTCTGCACTAAACGGGCAGGGAATTGATGAACTATTAGAAATGGTTCTTCTTGTAGCTGAAGTGGCTGAATTGAAAGCTAACCCAGATCGTATGGCTCGTGGAACAGTTGTTGAAGCTGAGCTTGATAAGGGTCGCGGTGCAGTAGCTACACTTCTTGTTCAAAATGGTTCATTAAATGTTGGAGATCCGATCGTAGTGGGTGGAGCATTTGGACGCGTTCGTGCTATGGTTAATGATCTTGGACGTCGTGTGAAACAAGTTGGCCCTTCAGCACCAGTTGAGATTACTGGTTTAAACGAAGTTCCACAAGCAGGCGACCAGTTCCAAGTATTTGCTGACGAGAAAACAGCTCGCCAAATTGGTGAAGCACGTATGAGTCGTCAACGTGTAGAAGCACGTTCTGAAAATTCAAGAGTAAGTCTTGATGACCTGTTTAATCAAATTCAACAAGGTGATGTGAAAGATATTAACATCATCATTAAAGCCGATGTACAAGGTGCTGTTGAAGCGATGAAAGGTTCTCTTGAGAAGATTGATGTTGAAGGTGTTAAAGTCAACATTATCCATACAGGAGTAGGAGCAATTACTGAATCAGACATTATTCTTGCCTCTGCATCAAATGCCATTGTTATTGGTTTCAATGTACGTCCTGATAATGGAGCAAAACGTACAGCAGAAGTAGAGAAAGTTGATATTCGTTTACACCGTATTATTTATAATGCAATTGATGAGATTGAGTCTGCAATGAAAGGAATGCTTGACCCTGAGTTTGAAGAAAAAGTCATTGGTCAAGTAGAAATCCGTGCAACGTTTAAAGTATCAAAAGTTGGTACGATTGCAGGTGCTTATGTAACAGAAGGTAAAGTATCTAGAGATTCCACTGTTCGCTTAATTCGTGATGGAATTGTTATCTACGAAGGAGCAATTAATGCATTAAAACGTTTCAAAGATGATGCTAAGGAAGTTGCTGCAGGGTACGAGTGTGGTATTACACTTGAGAAATTCAATGATATTAAAGAAGGAGACATCATTGAAGCGTACGTCATGGAGGAAATTGAACGTAAATGA
- the rnpM gene encoding RNase P modulator RnpM produces MKQRKVPLRKCIVTNEMKSKHELVRIVRTPEGEVVLDHTGKKNGRGAYLSNTEDCFKQAKKKDSLSRHLQVKLTEEQYDQLDQDRQRGKK; encoded by the coding sequence ATGAAACAACGAAAAGTTCCTCTCAGAAAATGCATTGTGACCAATGAAATGAAATCAAAGCATGAACTTGTTCGAATCGTTCGCACCCCGGAAGGTGAAGTCGTTTTAGACCATACCGGAAAGAAAAATGGACGAGGTGCTTACCTTAGTAATACCGAAGATTGCTTCAAACAGGCAAAAAAGAAAGATAGTTTATCAAGACATCTGCAAGTGAAACTTACCGAAGAACAGTATGATCAACTAGACCAAGATCGACAGAGAGGAAAAAAGTAG
- a CDS encoding PolC-type DNA polymerase III, whose product MPQDEQVRQERFELLLEQLQFPTEVIQGPFKGGKIRKLTIIKEKKTWHFHIELPVLISAELYELFEVKLKETFTHIATVGHTFYYDQLEVTSADWQAYWPLIVGRLHAVSDGLRSLLSSQAPHFDGKKLEINVRNETEAVALKRKLYEPLRESLRSLSLPTIPVEPVIKESKQEFQKFVEQREQEDHSKVVEAILEKKKMEKKNDEFEGKNLILGYPIKDDPIPLEGIVDEERRITVQGYVFEAETRELRSGRTLLTFKITDYTDSIMVKIFSRDKEDVPLLQAVKKGIWLKVRGGVQNDTFVRDLVMIANDFNQIKPAERIDRSAEDEKRVELHLHTNMSQMDGMISASKYVEQAAKWGHPAIAITDHGVVQSFPEAYSTGKKHGIKILYGIEANLVDDGVPIAYNEANRELSEEEYVVFDVETTGLSAVYNTIIELAAVKMKNGEIIDRFESFSDPHEPLSNTIIELTGITDDMVKGAPEIADVLRDFQAFCSDAILVAHNASFDMGFLNVGYQKIGLEDAPNPVVDTLELGRFLYPELKNHRLNSLCKKFDIELVSHHRAIYDAEATGYLLWKMVKDAKEKEVTHHDQLNDHMGQGNFTRQRPSHCTILAQTQEGLKNLYKLVSMSHVDYFFRTPRIPRSQLQKHRNGLLIGTACDKGEVFEGMMQKSPEEVEEIAKFYDYLEIQPLVNYQHLIERELVKNDESLKEIVTNIVDLGKKLDKPVVATGNAHYLQEEDAIYRKILIASQGGANPLNKQTLPPVHFRTTDDMLAAFSFLGDERAKQVVVSNTQKVANMIEELHPIPDQLYTPKIEGADDEIRTMSYNRARSIYGEELPEIVEARIEKELKSIIGHGFAVIYLISQKLVKKSLIDGYLVGSRGSVGSSFVATMTEITEVNPLPPHYVCPNCKHSYFFNDGSVGSGFDLPNKDCTECGTPYVKDGQDIPFETFLGFKGDKVPDIDLNFSGEYQPRAHHYTKELFGEEYVYRAGTIGTVAEKTAYGYVKGYQGDYDLHYRGAEIDRLVSGCTGVKRTSGQHPGGIIVVPDYMDIYDFTPIQFPADDKNAEWKTTHFDFHSIHDNLLKLDILGHDDPTVIRMLQDLSGIDPKTIPTDDPEVMRIFSGPEVLGVTDEQILCKTGTLGIPEFGTRFVRQMLEETKPSTFSELVQISGLSHGTDVWLNNANELIYNGTCELKDVIGCRDDIMVYLIYKGLEPSLAFKIMEFVRKGKGLQPEWVEEMKKHDVPDWYIGSCTKIKYMFPKAHAAAYVLMAVRIAYFKVHHPIIYYASYFTVRADDFDLDTMIKGSAAIKAKIQEINAKGLDASPKEKAVLTVLELSLEMSERGYSFKKVDLYQSSATEFIVEGNSLLPPFNAMTGVGTNASLNIVKARQDGEFLSKEDLQQKARLTKTVLEHLDEHGCLEGMPNSNQLSLF is encoded by the coding sequence ATGCCCCAAGATGAACAGGTACGACAAGAACGGTTCGAACTGCTTCTAGAGCAACTTCAATTTCCAACTGAAGTTATCCAAGGACCATTTAAAGGCGGAAAGATTCGTAAATTAACCATCATCAAAGAAAAAAAAACATGGCATTTTCATATCGAGCTTCCTGTTTTGATTTCTGCTGAACTTTATGAGTTGTTTGAAGTGAAATTAAAAGAAACTTTTACTCATATTGCGACAGTCGGTCATACGTTTTATTATGATCAACTAGAAGTGACCTCTGCTGATTGGCAAGCGTATTGGCCACTTATTGTTGGACGTTTGCATGCTGTCTCAGATGGATTACGTTCTTTGTTATCGAGTCAGGCTCCGCATTTCGATGGAAAAAAACTTGAAATTAATGTACGAAATGAAACGGAGGCGGTAGCTTTAAAGCGTAAATTATATGAGCCACTTAGAGAAAGCCTTCGATCACTTAGCTTACCGACAATTCCAGTAGAACCCGTTATTAAAGAATCGAAACAAGAATTTCAAAAGTTTGTGGAGCAGCGCGAGCAAGAAGATCACTCCAAAGTGGTTGAGGCCATTCTAGAGAAAAAGAAAATGGAGAAAAAGAATGATGAATTTGAAGGGAAAAATCTTATTCTCGGGTATCCGATTAAAGATGATCCTATTCCACTTGAAGGAATCGTTGATGAAGAACGACGAATTACGGTTCAAGGGTATGTGTTTGAAGCAGAGACAAGAGAATTACGTAGTGGTCGGACATTACTAACGTTTAAAATTACTGACTACACAGATTCTATTATGGTTAAGATTTTCTCGCGTGATAAAGAGGATGTCCCTTTACTACAAGCTGTGAAAAAAGGTATTTGGTTAAAGGTTCGTGGCGGGGTGCAAAACGATACGTTTGTGCGTGATTTGGTTATGATCGCCAATGATTTTAATCAAATTAAGCCAGCCGAGAGAATCGACCGTTCCGCAGAAGACGAAAAACGTGTTGAGTTACACTTGCATACAAACATGAGCCAAATGGATGGAATGATCTCGGCAAGTAAATATGTAGAGCAAGCTGCTAAATGGGGTCACCCAGCAATTGCTATAACAGATCATGGAGTTGTCCAGTCGTTTCCAGAAGCTTATTCAACGGGAAAAAAACATGGTATTAAAATTTTGTATGGAATTGAAGCAAACTTAGTCGATGATGGTGTTCCCATTGCTTACAATGAAGCAAATAGAGAATTATCAGAAGAAGAATATGTCGTTTTTGACGTAGAGACAACGGGTTTATCTGCTGTATACAATACGATTATTGAGCTTGCAGCTGTGAAGATGAAAAATGGAGAAATCATAGACCGTTTCGAATCCTTCTCTGATCCGCATGAGCCTTTATCTAATACGATCATTGAGTTAACAGGCATTACGGATGACATGGTTAAAGGTGCTCCAGAAATTGCAGATGTTCTACGAGATTTCCAAGCATTTTGTAGTGACGCGATTCTTGTTGCTCATAATGCAAGTTTCGATATGGGCTTTCTCAATGTCGGTTATCAAAAAATCGGATTAGAAGATGCACCTAATCCTGTAGTTGATACACTTGAATTAGGTCGATTTTTATACCCAGAACTGAAAAATCACCGCCTAAACTCATTATGTAAGAAGTTTGATATTGAATTAGTTAGTCATCACAGAGCGATTTATGATGCCGAAGCGACAGGATATTTACTCTGGAAAATGGTAAAAGATGCGAAAGAGAAAGAAGTAACCCATCATGATCAATTAAATGACCATATGGGGCAAGGAAACTTTACTAGACAGCGTCCTTCTCATTGCACCATTTTAGCTCAAACACAAGAAGGATTAAAAAACTTGTACAAGCTGGTGTCAATGTCACATGTTGACTACTTCTTCCGAACACCACGCATCCCGAGGTCACAGCTACAAAAACACCGTAATGGATTACTAATAGGAACAGCTTGTGATAAAGGAGAAGTCTTTGAAGGGATGATGCAAAAATCCCCAGAAGAAGTCGAGGAAATCGCCAAATTTTATGATTATCTCGAAATTCAGCCTTTAGTAAATTACCAGCATTTAATTGAAAGAGAACTAGTTAAAAACGATGAATCACTAAAAGAAATTGTCACAAACATTGTAGATCTAGGTAAAAAATTAGATAAACCGGTCGTTGCAACAGGTAATGCCCATTATCTACAAGAAGAAGATGCGATATATCGTAAAATTTTAATTGCTTCTCAAGGTGGGGCCAATCCTTTAAATAAACAAACACTACCACCTGTGCACTTTAGAACAACGGATGATATGCTTGCGGCTTTTTCATTTTTAGGAGATGAACGAGCCAAACAAGTAGTAGTAAGCAATACACAAAAAGTAGCGAATATGATTGAGGAACTTCATCCGATCCCTGATCAACTGTATACACCTAAAATCGAAGGCGCCGATGATGAAATTCGTACGATGAGTTATAACAGAGCACGGAGCATTTATGGCGAAGAATTGCCTGAGATCGTGGAGGCACGAATCGAAAAAGAATTAAAAAGTATTATTGGTCATGGGTTTGCAGTCATTTATCTCATCTCACAGAAATTAGTAAAAAAATCTCTAATTGATGGGTATCTCGTTGGATCACGTGGTTCTGTCGGATCATCGTTTGTAGCAACGATGACAGAGATTACAGAAGTGAATCCATTGCCACCGCATTATGTTTGTCCGAATTGTAAGCACTCCTATTTCTTTAATGATGGCTCAGTAGGTTCTGGTTTTGACTTACCGAATAAAGATTGTACAGAATGTGGAACACCTTATGTGAAGGATGGACAAGATATTCCGTTTGAAACGTTCCTTGGTTTTAAAGGAGATAAAGTCCCAGATATTGATTTGAACTTCTCTGGTGAATATCAACCGCGAGCTCACCATTATACAAAGGAATTGTTTGGAGAAGAATATGTGTATCGTGCTGGAACGATTGGAACTGTCGCAGAAAAGACAGCGTATGGATATGTAAAAGGCTATCAAGGTGATTATGACCTTCACTATCGTGGAGCAGAGATTGATCGACTTGTATCCGGATGTACAGGTGTAAAACGTACAAGCGGTCAGCATCCTGGTGGGATTATCGTTGTGCCTGATTATATGGATATTTATGACTTTACTCCGATTCAATTTCCAGCCGATGATAAAAATGCCGAATGGAAAACAACACATTTTGATTTCCATTCCATTCATGATAATTTATTGAAGCTTGATATTTTAGGGCATGATGATCCGACCGTTATTCGGATGTTGCAAGATTTATCTGGCATTGATCCAAAGACGATCCCAACGGATGATCCGGAAGTAATGAGGATCTTTAGTGGGCCAGAAGTTCTTGGTGTAACCGATGAACAGATTTTATGTAAGACAGGTACACTTGGCATTCCAGAATTTGGGACGAGATTTGTGCGTCAAATGTTAGAAGAAACGAAGCCGAGTACGTTTTCAGAACTGGTTCAAATCTCTGGTCTATCTCATGGAACAGACGTATGGTTAAATAATGCCAATGAACTTATTTATAATGGCACCTGTGAATTAAAAGATGTGATCGGATGTCGAGATGATATTATGGTCTATTTAATTTACAAAGGGCTTGAACCTTCCTTAGCGTTTAAGATTATGGAATTTGTGCGTAAAGGAAAAGGACTACAACCTGAATGGGTTGAGGAAATGAAGAAGCACGATGTCCCAGATTGGTACATTGGCTCATGCACAAAGATTAAATACATGTTCCCTAAAGCCCATGCCGCGGCCTATGTACTCATGGCTGTTAGGATTGCGTACTTTAAGGTCCATCACCCGATCATTTATTATGCTTCGTACTTTACTGTTCGAGCTGATGATTTTGATTTAGATACGATGATTAAGGGCTCTGCTGCGATTAAAGCGAAGATCCAAGAAATTAATGCCAAAGGGTTGGATGCTTCGCCAAAAGAAAAGGCTGTTTTAACCGTTTTGGAGTTATCTCTTGAGATGTCTGAACGAGGTTACTCATTTAAGAAGGTGGATCTCTATCAATCAAGTGCTACAGAATTTATTGTAGAAGGCAACAGCTTATTGCCACCGTTTAATGCGATGACTGGTGTAGGAACAAATGCTTCATTAAATATCGTTAAAGCTCGACAAGACGGAGAGTTTCTTTCAAAAGAAGACTTGCAACAAAAAGCAAGATTGACGAAAACGGTTCTTGAGCATTTAGACGAACATGGTTGTCTAGAGGGAATGCCTAATTCAAACCAGTTATCCCTCTTCTAA